A genome region from Manis javanica isolate MJ-LG chromosome 3, MJ_LKY, whole genome shotgun sequence includes the following:
- the GNAT1 gene encoding guanine nucleotide-binding protein G(t) subunit alpha-1 isoform X4 — protein sequence MGAGASAEEKHSRELEKKLREDAEKDARTVKLLLLGAGESGKSTIVKQMKIIHQDGYSLEECLEFIAIIYGNTLQSILAIVRAMTTLNIQYGDSARQVRGGPVCSRPRAGPARPWPTTAPNPQDDARKLLHMADTIEEGTMPKEMSDIIQRLWTDSGIQACFDRASEYQLNDSAGYYLSDLERLVTPGYVPTEQDVLRSRVKTTGIIETQFSFKDLNFRMFDVGGQRSERKKWIHCFEGVTCIIFIAALSAYDMVLVEDDEVNRMHESLHLFNSICNHRYFATTSIVLFLNKKDVFFEKIKKAHLSICFPDYDGPNTYEDAGNYIKVQFLELNMRRDVKEIYSHMTCATDTQNVKFVFDAVTDIIIKENLKDCGLF from the exons ATGGGGGCTGGGGCCAGTGCTGAGGAGAAGCACTCAAGAGAGCTGGAAAAGAAGCTGCGAGAAGATGCTGAGAAAGACGCCCGAACGGTGAAACTGCTGCTTCTGG GCGCCGGCGAGTCCGGGAAGAGCACCATTGTCAAGCAGATGAA GATCATCCACCAGGACGGGTACTCGCTGGAAGAGTGCCTGGAGTTCATCGCCATCATCTACGGCAACACGCTGCAGTCCATCCTGGCCATCGTGCGCGCCATGACCACTCTCAACATCCAGTACGGGGACTCGGCGCGCCAGGTGCGCGGGGGGCCGGTCTGTTCGCGGCCGCGGGCCGGCCCTGCACGGCCGTGGCCAACCACCGCTCCCAACCCCCAGGACGACGCGCGGAAGCTGCTGCACATGGCGGACACCATCGAGGAGGGCACGATGCCCAAGGAGATGTCGGACATCATCCAGCGGCTGTGGACGGACTCGGGCATCCAGGCCTGCTTCGACCGCGCCTCCGAGTACCAGCTCAACGACTCGGCCGGCTA CTACCTGTCGGACCTGGAGCGCCTGGTGACCCCCGGCTACGTGCCCACGGAGCAGGACGTGCTGCGCTCGCGCGTCAAGACCACCGGCATCATCGAGACGCAGTTCTCCTTCAAGGACCTCAACTTCCG GATGTTCGACGTGGGCGGGCAGCGCTCCGAGCGCAAGAAGTGGATCCACTGCTTCGAGGGCGTGACCTGCATCATCTTCATCGCGGCGCTGAGCGCCTACGACATGGTCCTCGTGGAGGATGACGAAGTG AACCGCATGCACGAGAGCCTGCACCTGTTCAACAGCATCTGCAACCACCGCTACTTCGCCACCACGTCCATAGTGCTCTTCCTGAACAAGAAGGACGTCTTCTTCGAGAAGATTAAAAAGGCGCACCTCAGCATCTGCTTTCCGGACTACGACG GGCCCAACACGTATGAGGACGCGGGCAACTACATCAAGGTGCAGTTCCTGGAGCTCAACATGCGCCGCGACGTGAAGGAGATCTACTCCCACATGACGTGCGCCACCGACACGCAGAACGTCAAGTTTGTCTTCGACGCTGTCACCGACATCATCATCAAGGAGAACCTCAAAGACTGCGGCCTCTTCTGA
- the GNAT1 gene encoding guanine nucleotide-binding protein G(t) subunit alpha-1 isoform X5, whose translation MGAGASAEEKHSRELEKKLREDAEKDARTVKLLLLGAGESGKSTIVKQMKIIHQDGYSLEECLEFIAIIYGNTLQSILAIVRAMTTLNIQYGDSARQDDARKLLHMADTIEEGTMPKEMSDIIQRLWTDSGIQACFDRASEYQLNDSAGYYLSDLERLVTPGYVPTEQDVLRSRVKTTGIIETQFSFKDLNFRMFDVGGQRSERKKWIHCFEGVTCIIFIAALSAYDMVLVEDDEVNRMHESLHLFNSICNHRYFATTSIVLFLNKKDVFFEKIKKAHLSICFPDYDGPNTYEDAGNYIKVQFLELNMRRDVKEIYSHMTCATDTQNVKFVFDAVTDIIIKENLKDCGLF comes from the exons ATGGGGGCTGGGGCCAGTGCTGAGGAGAAGCACTCAAGAGAGCTGGAAAAGAAGCTGCGAGAAGATGCTGAGAAAGACGCCCGAACGGTGAAACTGCTGCTTCTGG GCGCCGGCGAGTCCGGGAAGAGCACCATTGTCAAGCAGATGAA GATCATCCACCAGGACGGGTACTCGCTGGAAGAGTGCCTGGAGTTCATCGCCATCATCTACGGCAACACGCTGCAGTCCATCCTGGCCATCGTGCGCGCCATGACCACTCTCAACATCCAGTACGGGGACTCGGCGCGCCAG GACGACGCGCGGAAGCTGCTGCACATGGCGGACACCATCGAGGAGGGCACGATGCCCAAGGAGATGTCGGACATCATCCAGCGGCTGTGGACGGACTCGGGCATCCAGGCCTGCTTCGACCGCGCCTCCGAGTACCAGCTCAACGACTCGGCCGGCTA CTACCTGTCGGACCTGGAGCGCCTGGTGACCCCCGGCTACGTGCCCACGGAGCAGGACGTGCTGCGCTCGCGCGTCAAGACCACCGGCATCATCGAGACGCAGTTCTCCTTCAAGGACCTCAACTTCCG GATGTTCGACGTGGGCGGGCAGCGCTCCGAGCGCAAGAAGTGGATCCACTGCTTCGAGGGCGTGACCTGCATCATCTTCATCGCGGCGCTGAGCGCCTACGACATGGTCCTCGTGGAGGATGACGAAGTG AACCGCATGCACGAGAGCCTGCACCTGTTCAACAGCATCTGCAACCACCGCTACTTCGCCACCACGTCCATAGTGCTCTTCCTGAACAAGAAGGACGTCTTCTTCGAGAAGATTAAAAAGGCGCACCTCAGCATCTGCTTTCCGGACTACGACG GGCCCAACACGTATGAGGACGCGGGCAACTACATCAAGGTGCAGTTCCTGGAGCTCAACATGCGCCGCGACGTGAAGGAGATCTACTCCCACATGACGTGCGCCACCGACACGCAGAACGTCAAGTTTGTCTTCGACGCTGTCACCGACATCATCATCAAGGAGAACCTCAAAGACTGCGGCCTCTTCTGA
- the GNAT1 gene encoding guanine nucleotide-binding protein G(t) subunit alpha-1 isoform X1 codes for MGPGCGLVPGRPRRPCGPAARGQVRGRGTRGAGGAALRGLPSRRRRVREEHHCQADEVSAPAARGPRGWAARARPRPCPPAREALTPLARPQDHPPGRVLAGRVPGVHRHHLRQHAAVHPGHRARHDHSQHPVRGLGAPGARGAGLFAAAGRPCTAVANHRSQPPGRRAEAAAHGGHHRGGHDAQGDVGHHPAAVDGLGHPGLLRPRLRVPAQRLGRLVRARGRPGRGGDGRGPLPRAHTPASRSYLSDLERLVTPGYVPTEQDVLRSRVKTTGIIETQFSFKDLNFRMFDVGGQRSERKKWIHCFEGVTCIIFIAALSAYDMVLVEDDEVNRMHESLHLFNSICNHRYFATTSIVLFLNKKDVFFEKIKKAHLSICFPDYDGPNTYEDAGNYIKVQFLELNMRRDVKEIYSHMTCATDTQNVKFVFDAVTDIIIKENLKDCGLF; via the exons ATGGGACCCGGGTGTGGGCTGGTGCCCGGGCGGCCCCGGCGGCCTTGCGGGCCGGCCGCGCGGGGGCAGGTGCGGGGACGGGGCACGCGCGGGGCGGGCGGCGCCGCTCTGAGGGGGCTTCCTTCCAGGCGCCGGCGAGTCCGGGAAGAGCACCATTGTCAAGCAGATGAAGTGAGTGCCCCCGCCGCCCGGGGCCCCCGGGGGTGGGCAGCGCGCGCGCGGCCGCGTCCTTGCCCACCTGCCCGCGAGGCGCTCACCCCGCTCGCCCGGCCGCAGGATCATCCACCAGGACGGGTACTCGCTGGAAGAGTGCCTGGAGTTCATCGCCATCATCTACGGCAACACGCTGCAGTCCATCCTGGCCATCGTGCGCGCCATGACCACTCTCAACATCCAGTACGGGGACTCGGCGCGCCAGGTGCGCGGGGGGCCGGTCTGTTCGCGGCCGCGGGCCGGCCCTGCACGGCCGTGGCCAACCACCGCTCCCAACCCCCAGGACGACGCGCGGAAGCTGCTGCACATGGCGGACACCATCGAGGAGGGCACGATGCCCAAGGAGATGTCGGACATCATCCAGCGGCTGTGGACGGACTCGGGCATCCAGGCCTGCTTCGACCGCGCCTCCGAGTACCAGCTCAACGACTCGGCCGGCTAGTGCGCGCGCGCGGGCGGCCGGGGCGCGGCGGGGACGGGCGCGGCCCCCTGCCCCGCGCCCACACGCCGGCCTCCCGCAGCTACCTGTCGGACCTGGAGCGCCTGGTGACCCCCGGCTACGTGCCCACGGAGCAGGACGTGCTGCGCTCGCGCGTCAAGACCACCGGCATCATCGAGACGCAGTTCTCCTTCAAGGACCTCAACTTCCG GATGTTCGACGTGGGCGGGCAGCGCTCCGAGCGCAAGAAGTGGATCCACTGCTTCGAGGGCGTGACCTGCATCATCTTCATCGCGGCGCTGAGCGCCTACGACATGGTCCTCGTGGAGGATGACGAAGTG AACCGCATGCACGAGAGCCTGCACCTGTTCAACAGCATCTGCAACCACCGCTACTTCGCCACCACGTCCATAGTGCTCTTCCTGAACAAGAAGGACGTCTTCTTCGAGAAGATTAAAAAGGCGCACCTCAGCATCTGCTTTCCGGACTACGACG GGCCCAACACGTATGAGGACGCGGGCAACTACATCAAGGTGCAGTTCCTGGAGCTCAACATGCGCCGCGACGTGAAGGAGATCTACTCCCACATGACGTGCGCCACCGACACGCAGAACGTCAAGTTTGTCTTCGACGCTGTCACCGACATCATCATCAAGGAGAACCTCAAAGACTGCGGCCTCTTCTGA
- the GNAT1 gene encoding guanine nucleotide-binding protein G(t) subunit alpha-1 isoform X2, producing the protein MGPGCGLVPGRPRRPCGPAARGQVRGRGTRGAGGAALRGLPSRRRRVREEHHCQADEVSAPAARGPRGWAARARPRPCPPAREALTPLARPQDHPPGRVLAGRVPGVHRHHLRQHAAVHPGHRARHDHSQHPVRGLGAPGRRAEAAAHGGHHRGGHDAQGDVGHHPAAVDGLGHPGLLRPRLRVPAQRLGRLVRARGRPGRGGDGRGPLPRAHTPASRSYLSDLERLVTPGYVPTEQDVLRSRVKTTGIIETQFSFKDLNFRMFDVGGQRSERKKWIHCFEGVTCIIFIAALSAYDMVLVEDDEVNRMHESLHLFNSICNHRYFATTSIVLFLNKKDVFFEKIKKAHLSICFPDYDGPNTYEDAGNYIKVQFLELNMRRDVKEIYSHMTCATDTQNVKFVFDAVTDIIIKENLKDCGLF; encoded by the exons ATGGGACCCGGGTGTGGGCTGGTGCCCGGGCGGCCCCGGCGGCCTTGCGGGCCGGCCGCGCGGGGGCAGGTGCGGGGACGGGGCACGCGCGGGGCGGGCGGCGCCGCTCTGAGGGGGCTTCCTTCCAGGCGCCGGCGAGTCCGGGAAGAGCACCATTGTCAAGCAGATGAAGTGAGTGCCCCCGCCGCCCGGGGCCCCCGGGGGTGGGCAGCGCGCGCGCGGCCGCGTCCTTGCCCACCTGCCCGCGAGGCGCTCACCCCGCTCGCCCGGCCGCAGGATCATCCACCAGGACGGGTACTCGCTGGAAGAGTGCCTGGAGTTCATCGCCATCATCTACGGCAACACGCTGCAGTCCATCCTGGCCATCGTGCGCGCCATGACCACTCTCAACATCCAGTACGGGGACTCGGCGCGCCAG GACGACGCGCGGAAGCTGCTGCACATGGCGGACACCATCGAGGAGGGCACGATGCCCAAGGAGATGTCGGACATCATCCAGCGGCTGTGGACGGACTCGGGCATCCAGGCCTGCTTCGACCGCGCCTCCGAGTACCAGCTCAACGACTCGGCCGGCTAGTGCGCGCGCGCGGGCGGCCGGGGCGCGGCGGGGACGGGCGCGGCCCCCTGCCCCGCGCCCACACGCCGGCCTCCCGCAGCTACCTGTCGGACCTGGAGCGCCTGGTGACCCCCGGCTACGTGCCCACGGAGCAGGACGTGCTGCGCTCGCGCGTCAAGACCACCGGCATCATCGAGACGCAGTTCTCCTTCAAGGACCTCAACTTCCG GATGTTCGACGTGGGCGGGCAGCGCTCCGAGCGCAAGAAGTGGATCCACTGCTTCGAGGGCGTGACCTGCATCATCTTCATCGCGGCGCTGAGCGCCTACGACATGGTCCTCGTGGAGGATGACGAAGTG AACCGCATGCACGAGAGCCTGCACCTGTTCAACAGCATCTGCAACCACCGCTACTTCGCCACCACGTCCATAGTGCTCTTCCTGAACAAGAAGGACGTCTTCTTCGAGAAGATTAAAAAGGCGCACCTCAGCATCTGCTTTCCGGACTACGACG GGCCCAACACGTATGAGGACGCGGGCAACTACATCAAGGTGCAGTTCCTGGAGCTCAACATGCGCCGCGACGTGAAGGAGATCTACTCCCACATGACGTGCGCCACCGACACGCAGAACGTCAAGTTTGTCTTCGACGCTGTCACCGACATCATCATCAAGGAGAACCTCAAAGACTGCGGCCTCTTCTGA
- the GNAT1 gene encoding guanine nucleotide-binding protein G(t) subunit alpha-1 isoform X3, with product MGPGCGLVPGRPRRPCGPAARGQVRGRGTRGAGGAALRGLPSRRRRVREEHHCQADEDHPPGRVLAGRVPGVHRHHLRQHAAVHPGHRARHDHSQHPVRGLGAPGARGAGLFAAAGRPCTAVANHRSQPPGRRAEAAAHGGHHRGGHDAQGDVGHHPAAVDGLGHPGLLRPRLRVPAQRLGRLVRARGRPGRGGDGRGPLPRAHTPASRSYLSDLERLVTPGYVPTEQDVLRSRVKTTGIIETQFSFKDLNFRMFDVGGQRSERKKWIHCFEGVTCIIFIAALSAYDMVLVEDDEVNRMHESLHLFNSICNHRYFATTSIVLFLNKKDVFFEKIKKAHLSICFPDYDGPNTYEDAGNYIKVQFLELNMRRDVKEIYSHMTCATDTQNVKFVFDAVTDIIIKENLKDCGLF from the exons ATGGGACCCGGGTGTGGGCTGGTGCCCGGGCGGCCCCGGCGGCCTTGCGGGCCGGCCGCGCGGGGGCAGGTGCGGGGACGGGGCACGCGCGGGGCGGGCGGCGCCGCTCTGAGGGGGCTTCCTTCCAGGCGCCGGCGAGTCCGGGAAGAGCACCATTGTCAAGCAGATGAA GATCATCCACCAGGACGGGTACTCGCTGGAAGAGTGCCTGGAGTTCATCGCCATCATCTACGGCAACACGCTGCAGTCCATCCTGGCCATCGTGCGCGCCATGACCACTCTCAACATCCAGTACGGGGACTCGGCGCGCCAGGTGCGCGGGGGGCCGGTCTGTTCGCGGCCGCGGGCCGGCCCTGCACGGCCGTGGCCAACCACCGCTCCCAACCCCCAGGACGACGCGCGGAAGCTGCTGCACATGGCGGACACCATCGAGGAGGGCACGATGCCCAAGGAGATGTCGGACATCATCCAGCGGCTGTGGACGGACTCGGGCATCCAGGCCTGCTTCGACCGCGCCTCCGAGTACCAGCTCAACGACTCGGCCGGCTAGTGCGCGCGCGCGGGCGGCCGGGGCGCGGCGGGGACGGGCGCGGCCCCCTGCCCCGCGCCCACACGCCGGCCTCCCGCAGCTACCTGTCGGACCTGGAGCGCCTGGTGACCCCCGGCTACGTGCCCACGGAGCAGGACGTGCTGCGCTCGCGCGTCAAGACCACCGGCATCATCGAGACGCAGTTCTCCTTCAAGGACCTCAACTTCCG GATGTTCGACGTGGGCGGGCAGCGCTCCGAGCGCAAGAAGTGGATCCACTGCTTCGAGGGCGTGACCTGCATCATCTTCATCGCGGCGCTGAGCGCCTACGACATGGTCCTCGTGGAGGATGACGAAGTG AACCGCATGCACGAGAGCCTGCACCTGTTCAACAGCATCTGCAACCACCGCTACTTCGCCACCACGTCCATAGTGCTCTTCCTGAACAAGAAGGACGTCTTCTTCGAGAAGATTAAAAAGGCGCACCTCAGCATCTGCTTTCCGGACTACGACG GGCCCAACACGTATGAGGACGCGGGCAACTACATCAAGGTGCAGTTCCTGGAGCTCAACATGCGCCGCGACGTGAAGGAGATCTACTCCCACATGACGTGCGCCACCGACACGCAGAACGTCAAGTTTGTCTTCGACGCTGTCACCGACATCATCATCAAGGAGAACCTCAAAGACTGCGGCCTCTTCTGA